One Ferrimicrobium sp. DNA window includes the following coding sequences:
- a CDS encoding glycoside hydrolase domain-containing protein produces the protein MSYGSCQTEFDYPHQVALNNNQLATDQGEQAAREAASAAQAAGFNSGATIYYDMEEVINNSDCYAAAKNFINGWDYELANVYHYQGEVYSPTCSGHISMYATIPNVPNAIAPADNLDDPTGVYNLRCLANGIWDINQRIHQLANSGAGGYQPQTFKYGASIYTVDEDCVDAPVEGSTAYGGSCQFIGGND, from the coding sequence ATGTCGTATGGAAGCTGCCAGACCGAGTTCGATTATCCTCACCAAGTTGCCTTAAATAACAACCAGCTTGCCACTGACCAGGGAGAGCAGGCGGCTCGTGAAGCGGCTTCCGCGGCTCAAGCCGCAGGGTTCAACAGCGGTGCCACCATATATTACGATATGGAGGAAGTGATAAATAATTCCGACTGCTATGCCGCCGCGAAGAACTTTATAAATGGATGGGACTATGAGCTAGCCAATGTCTATCATTACCAAGGAGAGGTATATTCACCAACCTGCTCCGGACACATTTCAATGTACGCTACGATCCCAAACGTGCCAAATGCCATAGCGCCTGCTGACAACCTGGATGATCCGACGGGTGTCTACAACTTGCGCTGCCTTGCAAATGGCATATGGGATATCAATCAGCGGATTCATCAGCTAGCAAATTCCGGAGCGGGAGGATATCAACCACAAACATTTAAATATGGCGCATCGATTTACACTGTCGATGAGGACTGTGTTGATGCTCCGGTTGAAGGCAGTACCGCCTACGGCGGCTCTTGTCAGTTTATTGGAGGTAATGACTAA